The following are encoded together in the Cyanobacterium aponinum PCC 10605 genome:
- a CDS encoding hydrogenase maturation protease has protein sequence MIEIEKKPTLVIGYGNSLRSDDGIGQKIAIALSQLNLKNLTTIATHQLTPELVEKIIQFEQVIFIDAQINSEKIQITKIDNINSYPQQNWTHHLNPISLINLTNKLYNKFPQGWLITIPIKNTNFGEQISPEVQIMADNIINNLGKNFLN, from the coding sequence ATGATTGAAATCGAGAAAAAACCAACTTTAGTTATTGGTTATGGTAATTCCCTACGTAGTGATGATGGTATAGGACAAAAAATTGCGATCGCACTTTCTCAATTAAATTTAAAGAATCTAACCACTATTGCCACTCACCAATTGACACCAGAATTAGTAGAAAAAATTATTCAATTTGAACAAGTAATTTTTATTGACGCTCAGATAAATAGTGAAAAGATACAAATAACTAAAATAGATAATATAAACTCTTATCCTCAACAAAATTGGACTCATCATCTCAATCCTATTTCTTTAATTAATTTAACCAATAAGCTATATAATAAATTTCCTCAAGGGTGGTTAATTACTATTCCCATTAAAAACACTAATTTTGGCGAACAAATATCTCCAGAAGTACAAATAATGGCAGACAATATTATTAATAATCTAGGCAAAAATTTTCTTAATTAA